One segment of Apus apus isolate bApuApu2 chromosome 1, bApuApu2.pri.cur, whole genome shotgun sequence DNA contains the following:
- the C2CD2 gene encoding C2 domain-containing protein 2 isoform X3: MAWLAGGLAELRWCALVALFVAALATLAAYLVQCALLALRRGRAPPPPPPPPPDGLLEEGGSVLGWALSLGSWRRQWRRAWLAALSAEAAARADSQSLTFEEDDPPEPLELAVKEVVSVVKSAQEKVVSCNVLGDSITFVVTVSDTSPAAAGGQSYRVKLSPLHLQLHLCVKDKGEDVKIEWFLINTNESNFEIQPTVQEGQTTGTCAISETLRDVLKDLFSSVSPSVVLSTRPADTKEVQNVQNINLPQGTSPPKPPRAHELKLLVKSIAVNLTDHSAAGSTNLVCIVQLNDPMQKFSTSVAKNAANLFWKEEFTFELSAKSKALQLQIVEDGKLDRPLSAKVTVPLDLFRKQPSGQQSFALNSRASESSPEMGPRLGSISAEFSFIEPNELKTWQVSSPVPATKVEKDRTVMPCGTVVTTVTAVKTKPRLEGRSSPLSTDSPVKTPVKVKVIEKDFSTQALHSHGAPVSKTLSSSDTELLVLNGTDPVAEAAIRQLSESAKQKVKSPRKKSTIIISGVSKTSLSQDNEAALMMDYAAAMDTSCKEVDPATVEEAAAEVTCDEKLSLGASETVTDTDPQQSAHKAWGLENGSQPWDTSTLLDQTCEEVSGSSLSVSETGSMKKSKEDYCANQN, encoded by the exons ATGGCGTGGCTGGCAGGCGGGCTGGCCGAGCTGCGCTGGTGCGCCTTGGTCGCCCTCTTCGTGGCGGCGCTGGCCACCCTGGCCGCCTACTTGGTGCAGTGCGCGCTGCTGGCGCTGCGGCGGGGACGGGCTCCCCCGCCTccgcctccgccgccgccggacgggctgctggaggagggcGGCTCGGTGCTGGGCTGGGCGCTGTCGCTGGGCAGCTGGCGGCGGCAGTGGCGGCGGGCCTGGCTGGCGGCGCTGAGCGCCGaggcggcggcgcgggcg GATTCCCAGTCTCTTACGTTTGAGGAAGATGACCCACCAGAACCACTTGAGCTAGCAGTTAAAGAAGTTGTTAGTGTTGTAAAGTCAGCTCAAGAGAAG GTGGTCTCTTGCAATGTTCTGGGAGATTCCATTACATTTGTTGTCACTGTCTCAGATACTTCACCTGCCGCTGCAGGAGGTCAGTCGTACAGGGTGAAATTGTCTCCACTTCACTTGCAG CTTCATCTCTGTGTGAAAGACAAAGGAGAAGATGTCAAAATTGAGTGGTTCCTCATTAACACCAATGAAAGCAACTTTGAAATCCAGCCAACAGTGCAGGAG GGACAGACCACAGGGACATGTGCAATATCTGAAACACTCAGAGATGTTTTGAAGGACCTCTTTAGCTCAGTTTCTCCATCTGTAGTGTTGAGTACGAGGCCTGCAGATACAAAGGAGGTTCAG AATGTACAGAACATAAACCTCCCTCAGGGCACTAGTCCGCCTAAACCTCCAAGGGCTCATGAACTCAAACTGCTGGTGAAGAGCATTGCGGTAAACCTAACTGATCACAGTGCTGCAG GCAGCACAAACCTTGTGTGTATAGTTCAGCTGAATGACCCTATGCAGAAGTTTTCCACCTCTGTAGCCAAAAATGCTGCAAATCTCTTTTGGAAGGAAGAGTTTACCTT TGAACTAAGTGCCAAATCAAAAGCATTGCAACTGCAAATAGTGGAAGATGGAAAGTTGGATA GACCTTTGTCTGCAAAGGTGACTGTACCTCTAGACTTGTTCAGGAAACAACCTTCTGGCCAGCAAAGCTTTGCACTGAACAGCAGGGCCAGTGAGAGCAGCCCAGAGATGGGGCCCAGGCTGGGATCCATTAGTGCAGAG TTCTCTTTTATAGAACCCAATGAATTAAAGACGTGGCAAGTCTCTTCTCCAGTGCCAGCCACTAAGGTAGAAAAGGATCGCACTGTGATGCCCTGCGGGACTGTGGTCACTACTGTAACTGCTGTGAAAACCAAACCTCGTCTAGAAGGGAGGTCGTCTCCACTCAGCACAG ATTCTCCAGTGAAAACTCCAGTTAAAGTAAAGGTGATTGAAAAGGATTTCTCAACTCAAGCTCTACATTCTCATGGTGCTCCAGTCAGCAAAACTTTATCATCTTCAGATACAG AATTGCTGGTACTGAATGGCACCGATCCTGTTGCAGAAGCAGCCATCCGGCAGTTAAGTGagtctgcaaagcagaaggtGAAGTCTCCTAGAAAGAAAAGCACCATTATCATATCAGGGGTGTCCAAG ACCTCTTTATCTCAGGACAATGAAGCTGCACTGATGATGGACTATGCTGCAGCCATGGACACCTCCTGCAAAGAAGTAGATCCAGCCACTGtggaagaagctgctgcagaagtcACCTGTGATGAAAAGCTATCATTAGGTGCCTCAGAAACAGTAACTGATACTGACCCGCAGCAAAGTGCCCATAAGGCTTGGGGTTTGGAGAATGGCAGCCAACCATGGGACACCAGCACGCTCTTAGACCAGACCTGTGAAGAAGTATCTGGGAGCTCATTAAGTGTTTCAGAAACTGGGAGCATGAAAAAATCTAAAG AGGACTACTGTGCCAACCAGAATTAA
- the C2CD2 gene encoding C2 domain-containing protein 2 isoform X2, translating into MAWLAGGLAELRWCALVALFVAALATLAAYLVQCALLALRRGRAPPPPPPPPPDGLLEEGGSVLGWALSLGSWRRQWRRAWLAALSAEAAARADSQSLTFEEDDPPEPLELAVKEVVSVVKSAQEKVVSCNVLGDSITFVVTVSDTSPAAAGGQSYRVKLSPLHLQLHLCVKDKGEDVKIEWFLINTNESNFEIQPTVQEGQTTGTCAISETLRDVLKDLFSSVSPSVVLSTRPADTKEVQNVQNINLPQGTSPPKPPRAHELKLLVKSIAVNLTDHSAAGSTNLVCIVQLNDPMQKFSTSVAKNAANLFWKEEFTFELSAKSKALQLQIVEDGKLDRPLSAKVTVPLDLFRKQPSGQQSFALNSRASESSPEMGPRLGSISAEFSFIEPNELKTWQVSSPVPATKVEKDRTVMPCGTVVTTVTAVKTKPRLEGRSSPLSTDSPVKTPVKVKVIEKDFSTQALHSHGAPVSKTLSSSDTELLVLNGTDPVAEAAIRQLSESAKQKTSLSQDNEAALMMDYAAAMDTSCKEVDPATVEEAAAEVTCDEKLSLGASETVTDTDPQQSAHKAWGLENGSQPWDTSTLLDQTCEEVSGSSLSVSETGSMKKSKGGILKKSAKLFFRRRHHQKDPGMSQSHNDLVYLQQPLSEETRKKGGTLSRILSRKLLSKNKSKNKLNGASAEPCV; encoded by the exons ATGGCGTGGCTGGCAGGCGGGCTGGCCGAGCTGCGCTGGTGCGCCTTGGTCGCCCTCTTCGTGGCGGCGCTGGCCACCCTGGCCGCCTACTTGGTGCAGTGCGCGCTGCTGGCGCTGCGGCGGGGACGGGCTCCCCCGCCTccgcctccgccgccgccggacgggctgctggaggagggcGGCTCGGTGCTGGGCTGGGCGCTGTCGCTGGGCAGCTGGCGGCGGCAGTGGCGGCGGGCCTGGCTGGCGGCGCTGAGCGCCGaggcggcggcgcgggcg GATTCCCAGTCTCTTACGTTTGAGGAAGATGACCCACCAGAACCACTTGAGCTAGCAGTTAAAGAAGTTGTTAGTGTTGTAAAGTCAGCTCAAGAGAAG GTGGTCTCTTGCAATGTTCTGGGAGATTCCATTACATTTGTTGTCACTGTCTCAGATACTTCACCTGCCGCTGCAGGAGGTCAGTCGTACAGGGTGAAATTGTCTCCACTTCACTTGCAG CTTCATCTCTGTGTGAAAGACAAAGGAGAAGATGTCAAAATTGAGTGGTTCCTCATTAACACCAATGAAAGCAACTTTGAAATCCAGCCAACAGTGCAGGAG GGACAGACCACAGGGACATGTGCAATATCTGAAACACTCAGAGATGTTTTGAAGGACCTCTTTAGCTCAGTTTCTCCATCTGTAGTGTTGAGTACGAGGCCTGCAGATACAAAGGAGGTTCAG AATGTACAGAACATAAACCTCCCTCAGGGCACTAGTCCGCCTAAACCTCCAAGGGCTCATGAACTCAAACTGCTGGTGAAGAGCATTGCGGTAAACCTAACTGATCACAGTGCTGCAG GCAGCACAAACCTTGTGTGTATAGTTCAGCTGAATGACCCTATGCAGAAGTTTTCCACCTCTGTAGCCAAAAATGCTGCAAATCTCTTTTGGAAGGAAGAGTTTACCTT TGAACTAAGTGCCAAATCAAAAGCATTGCAACTGCAAATAGTGGAAGATGGAAAGTTGGATA GACCTTTGTCTGCAAAGGTGACTGTACCTCTAGACTTGTTCAGGAAACAACCTTCTGGCCAGCAAAGCTTTGCACTGAACAGCAGGGCCAGTGAGAGCAGCCCAGAGATGGGGCCCAGGCTGGGATCCATTAGTGCAGAG TTCTCTTTTATAGAACCCAATGAATTAAAGACGTGGCAAGTCTCTTCTCCAGTGCCAGCCACTAAGGTAGAAAAGGATCGCACTGTGATGCCCTGCGGGACTGTGGTCACTACTGTAACTGCTGTGAAAACCAAACCTCGTCTAGAAGGGAGGTCGTCTCCACTCAGCACAG ATTCTCCAGTGAAAACTCCAGTTAAAGTAAAGGTGATTGAAAAGGATTTCTCAACTCAAGCTCTACATTCTCATGGTGCTCCAGTCAGCAAAACTTTATCATCTTCAGATACAG AATTGCTGGTACTGAATGGCACCGATCCTGTTGCAGAAGCAGCCATCCGGCAGTTAAGTGagtctgcaaagcagaag ACCTCTTTATCTCAGGACAATGAAGCTGCACTGATGATGGACTATGCTGCAGCCATGGACACCTCCTGCAAAGAAGTAGATCCAGCCACTGtggaagaagctgctgcagaagtcACCTGTGATGAAAAGCTATCATTAGGTGCCTCAGAAACAGTAACTGATACTGACCCGCAGCAAAGTGCCCATAAGGCTTGGGGTTTGGAGAATGGCAGCCAACCATGGGACACCAGCACGCTCTTAGACCAGACCTGTGAAGAAGTATCTGGGAGCTCATTAAGTGTTTCAGAAACTGGGAGCATGAAAAAATCTAAAG gtgggattttgaaaaaaagtgcAAAGCTCTTTTTCCGACGGCGACATCATCAGAAGGATCCAGGAATGAGTCAATCGCACAACGATCTTGTCtacctgcagcagccactgtcAGAGGAAACACGCAAGAAGGGAGGCACACTGTCACGTATTCTGAGCAGAAAGCTCCTTtccaaaaacaaaagcaagaacaaaCTGAATGGTGCTTCGGCAGAACCCTGTGTATAA
- the C2CD2 gene encoding C2 domain-containing protein 2 isoform X1 — MAWLAGGLAELRWCALVALFVAALATLAAYLVQCALLALRRGRAPPPPPPPPPDGLLEEGGSVLGWALSLGSWRRQWRRAWLAALSAEAAARADSQSLTFEEDDPPEPLELAVKEVVSVVKSAQEKVVSCNVLGDSITFVVTVSDTSPAAAGGQSYRVKLSPLHLQLHLCVKDKGEDVKIEWFLINTNESNFEIQPTVQEGQTTGTCAISETLRDVLKDLFSSVSPSVVLSTRPADTKEVQNVQNINLPQGTSPPKPPRAHELKLLVKSIAVNLTDHSAAGSTNLVCIVQLNDPMQKFSTSVAKNAANLFWKEEFTFELSAKSKALQLQIVEDGKLDRPLSAKVTVPLDLFRKQPSGQQSFALNSRASESSPEMGPRLGSISAEFSFIEPNELKTWQVSSPVPATKVEKDRTVMPCGTVVTTVTAVKTKPRLEGRSSPLSTDSPVKTPVKVKVIEKDFSTQALHSHGAPVSKTLSSSDTELLVLNGTDPVAEAAIRQLSESAKQKVKSPRKKSTIIISGVSKTSLSQDNEAALMMDYAAAMDTSCKEVDPATVEEAAAEVTCDEKLSLGASETVTDTDPQQSAHKAWGLENGSQPWDTSTLLDQTCEEVSGSSLSVSETGSMKKSKGGILKKSAKLFFRRRHHQKDPGMSQSHNDLVYLQQPLSEETRKKGGTLSRILSRKLLSKNKSKNKLNGASAEPCV, encoded by the exons ATGGCGTGGCTGGCAGGCGGGCTGGCCGAGCTGCGCTGGTGCGCCTTGGTCGCCCTCTTCGTGGCGGCGCTGGCCACCCTGGCCGCCTACTTGGTGCAGTGCGCGCTGCTGGCGCTGCGGCGGGGACGGGCTCCCCCGCCTccgcctccgccgccgccggacgggctgctggaggagggcGGCTCGGTGCTGGGCTGGGCGCTGTCGCTGGGCAGCTGGCGGCGGCAGTGGCGGCGGGCCTGGCTGGCGGCGCTGAGCGCCGaggcggcggcgcgggcg GATTCCCAGTCTCTTACGTTTGAGGAAGATGACCCACCAGAACCACTTGAGCTAGCAGTTAAAGAAGTTGTTAGTGTTGTAAAGTCAGCTCAAGAGAAG GTGGTCTCTTGCAATGTTCTGGGAGATTCCATTACATTTGTTGTCACTGTCTCAGATACTTCACCTGCCGCTGCAGGAGGTCAGTCGTACAGGGTGAAATTGTCTCCACTTCACTTGCAG CTTCATCTCTGTGTGAAAGACAAAGGAGAAGATGTCAAAATTGAGTGGTTCCTCATTAACACCAATGAAAGCAACTTTGAAATCCAGCCAACAGTGCAGGAG GGACAGACCACAGGGACATGTGCAATATCTGAAACACTCAGAGATGTTTTGAAGGACCTCTTTAGCTCAGTTTCTCCATCTGTAGTGTTGAGTACGAGGCCTGCAGATACAAAGGAGGTTCAG AATGTACAGAACATAAACCTCCCTCAGGGCACTAGTCCGCCTAAACCTCCAAGGGCTCATGAACTCAAACTGCTGGTGAAGAGCATTGCGGTAAACCTAACTGATCACAGTGCTGCAG GCAGCACAAACCTTGTGTGTATAGTTCAGCTGAATGACCCTATGCAGAAGTTTTCCACCTCTGTAGCCAAAAATGCTGCAAATCTCTTTTGGAAGGAAGAGTTTACCTT TGAACTAAGTGCCAAATCAAAAGCATTGCAACTGCAAATAGTGGAAGATGGAAAGTTGGATA GACCTTTGTCTGCAAAGGTGACTGTACCTCTAGACTTGTTCAGGAAACAACCTTCTGGCCAGCAAAGCTTTGCACTGAACAGCAGGGCCAGTGAGAGCAGCCCAGAGATGGGGCCCAGGCTGGGATCCATTAGTGCAGAG TTCTCTTTTATAGAACCCAATGAATTAAAGACGTGGCAAGTCTCTTCTCCAGTGCCAGCCACTAAGGTAGAAAAGGATCGCACTGTGATGCCCTGCGGGACTGTGGTCACTACTGTAACTGCTGTGAAAACCAAACCTCGTCTAGAAGGGAGGTCGTCTCCACTCAGCACAG ATTCTCCAGTGAAAACTCCAGTTAAAGTAAAGGTGATTGAAAAGGATTTCTCAACTCAAGCTCTACATTCTCATGGTGCTCCAGTCAGCAAAACTTTATCATCTTCAGATACAG AATTGCTGGTACTGAATGGCACCGATCCTGTTGCAGAAGCAGCCATCCGGCAGTTAAGTGagtctgcaaagcagaaggtGAAGTCTCCTAGAAAGAAAAGCACCATTATCATATCAGGGGTGTCCAAG ACCTCTTTATCTCAGGACAATGAAGCTGCACTGATGATGGACTATGCTGCAGCCATGGACACCTCCTGCAAAGAAGTAGATCCAGCCACTGtggaagaagctgctgcagaagtcACCTGTGATGAAAAGCTATCATTAGGTGCCTCAGAAACAGTAACTGATACTGACCCGCAGCAAAGTGCCCATAAGGCTTGGGGTTTGGAGAATGGCAGCCAACCATGGGACACCAGCACGCTCTTAGACCAGACCTGTGAAGAAGTATCTGGGAGCTCATTAAGTGTTTCAGAAACTGGGAGCATGAAAAAATCTAAAG gtgggattttgaaaaaaagtgcAAAGCTCTTTTTCCGACGGCGACATCATCAGAAGGATCCAGGAATGAGTCAATCGCACAACGATCTTGTCtacctgcagcagccactgtcAGAGGAAACACGCAAGAAGGGAGGCACACTGTCACGTATTCTGAGCAGAAAGCTCCTTtccaaaaacaaaagcaagaacaaaCTGAATGGTGCTTCGGCAGAACCCTGTGTATAA